The genomic interval AAAGATTCAGAACCAATGAAATTTTCTGTGTAAACATTATTATTTTGTTTGATTTCATTTTCATATTTTTTATAGAATGATTGAGGACTATTTTTATATAAGTTATAATCTTCTTCATCTATTTTATAATATCTATAATAGCTAGCAATCCAAGAAACAAAAACATGCATCATATAAATTTTTAGTTCTTCACAATAACCAATTTCAAAATAATTATCTTTATCTACAATTTTATTTTTAAGTGTTATTTTTTCAATTTCTAACATAATTTAATCACCTAGCATTTTTATTTAATTATAACATAACAATAGAAAATGAATTTATAATTTTTATCAATTTATTTATAAAAAATAAAAATTTCCCTTTTATTTTTTTGAAAAAAGTTGTATTATATGTATTGAATGATTTTTAACAAAATTATACTAGTTAGATATACTAAAAAAATAAAAAAAGGGGTAGATAGTAAATGAAAATTGTAGTAGTAGGTGCAAACCATGCTGGAACGGCTTGTATTAACACAATGTTAGACAACTATAAAGGAAATGAAGTTGTTGTATTTGATAGTAACTCAAATATTAGTTTCCTAGGATGTGGAATGGCTCTTTGGATAGGTGGACAAATAGCAGGTTCTGATGGATTATTTTATTCTTCAAAAGAAAAATTAGAAGCAAAAGGTGCTAAAATCCATATGGAAACAGGTGTTACAAATATCGATTTCGATAAAAAAATTGTGTATGCTACTGGAAAAGATGGTAAAAAGTATGAAGAAAGCTATGATAAACTAGTTTTATCTACAGGTTCTTTACCAATAGACTTACCAATTGTTGGAAAAGAATTAGAAAATGTTCAATATGTAAAATTATTCCAAAATGCACAAGAAGTTATTGATAAATTAAATGTAAATAAATCAATAGAAAAAGTTGCTGTTGTTGGAGCAGGATATATCGGAGTTGAACTTGCAGAAGCTTTCAAACGTTGGGGAAAAGAAGTATACTTAGTTGACGCAGCTGACGGTTGTCTATCTACTTACTATGATAAATTATTTAGAGAAAAAATGGATGCTCAATTAGAAGGGCATGGAATTAAACTTGAATATGGACAATTAGTAAAAGAAATTCAAGGAAATGGAAAAGTTGAAAAAATAATCACTAATAAAGGTGAATTCCCAGCTGATATGGTAGTTCTATGTGCTGGATTCAGACCTAACACAGACTTAGGAAAAGATAAATTAGAGTTATTTAGAAATGGTGCTTATGTAGTTGATAGAACTCAAAAAACAAGTATAGATGATGTTTATGCTATAGGAGATTGTGCAACAGTTTATGATAACTCTATTGGTGGTATAAACTATATCGCTCTTGCAACAAATGCAGTTAGATCAGGAATAGTTGCTGCTCACAATGTTTGTGGAACTAAGTTAGAAAGTATAGGGGTACAAGGTTCTAATGGAATTTCAATCTTTGGATTAAATATGGTTTCTACAGGACTTACTTTTGAAAAAGCTGAAAAATTAGGAATTGAAGTTTTAGAAACAACTTTCCATGATTTACAAAAACCTGAATTCATGGAACACAATAATGAAGAAGTATATATCAGAATTGTGTATAGAAAAGATAATAGAAAAATAATTGGAGCTCAAATGGCATCTAAATATGATATTTCTATGGCTATGCATGTATTCTCATTAGCTATACAAGAAGGAGTAACTATAGATAGATTTAAATTACTAGACATTCTATTCTTACCTCACTTCAATAAACCATATAACTATATTACTATGGCTGCACTAGGTGCAAAATAAAAATATAAATTAATTTAAATTTAAGGGGCTATTACAACAATTAATAAAAAGTAAAAAATAGTTCGTTACTGAGTAGATTTCTTAACGATAAAAAATCAAGAATTCGCTGTAAAACAGGAAACTCGCTACGCTCAAACACTCCTGATTTTACTCTGCTCATTCTATTTGATTTTTTATCTAAAATCTACATTCGTAACTCACTTATTTTTTAACTTTTAGTTTAAAATTTTAATTTGTTAGTAGTCTCTTTTTTTATTTATTTTTAATTTCTAGTTTTTATTTTTTTAAATTAATGATAAAATATAGAGAATAAATATTTTCTAAAAAGTAGGTGGATTTTGATGGAAAATAAAAAAATTAATTTAAAAAAAATTTCTGATATGACTTATGAAGTATTAAATTCTCCTTTCTATGTCGATGGTAAAGGTGGACAACTTGGAGATAGAGGAACAATAGCTGAGGCTAACATTGTTGAAGTAAAAGAAAATATTGTTATCTTAGATAGAAATTTAGAAGATGGTGAGTACACTTACTCTATTGATGAAAAAAGACAGGAAGATATAAGACAGCAACATACAGCACAACATATTTTTTCTGCTGAAGCCTACAATAATTTTGGATTAAATACTGTAGGTTTTAGAATGGCTGAAGAATATACAACTGTAGATTTAGATCAAAAAGATATTTCAAAAGAAGTTATAGAAAAGTTAGAAGAACTAGTAAATAAAGATATAAAGGCAGATATATTAGTTGAAGAAGAAATCTATACAAATGAAGAGGCTCATAAATTTGAAAATCTTAGAAAAGCTATAAAAGAAAAAATAAAAGGTGATGTAAGATTTATAAAAATTGGAGATGTTGATATCTGTGCTTGTGCAGGTTTTCATGTTTCAAGAACTTCAGAAATAGAAATCTTTAAAATTATAAATCATGAAAATATAAAAGGAAACTATACTAGATTCTATTTTCTAGCAGGAGATAGAGCTAAGAATGACTACAATAAAAAGCATGATATTATAAAAAAATTAACTAATACTTTTTCTTGTAAAGATGATGAAATCTTAGAAATGCTAGACAAATCTTTAAAAGAAAAGGCTAGTGTAACAGCCGAATTAAAATCTTTAGGAATGAGATATGCAGAACTTATGGCAAAAGATTTTGAAAATACCTTTATTGATTATAAAGATTTTAAAATTTTAATATACAATGAAGATGAAAATTTAGTAGGAATCTTACCTAAATTTATAAATTTAGATAAATTTCTATTATTAATTGGATATAACACAAGTTATACTTTAATGTCTAATATTTATGATTGTAAGGAAATCATCATAAATATTGTTAAGAATTTTCCTAATATCAAAGGTGGAGGAGGTAAAAACAAAGGAAATATAAAACTTGATAAAGCATATAATA from Fusobacterium pseudoperiodonticum carries:
- a CDS encoding alanyl-tRNA editing protein — encoded protein: MENKKINLKKISDMTYEVLNSPFYVDGKGGQLGDRGTIAEANIVEVKENIVILDRNLEDGEYTYSIDEKRQEDIRQQHTAQHIFSAEAYNNFGLNTVGFRMAEEYTTVDLDQKDISKEVIEKLEELVNKDIKADILVEEEIYTNEEAHKFENLRKAIKEKIKGDVRFIKIGDVDICACAGFHVSRTSEIEIFKIINHENIKGNYTRFYFLAGDRAKNDYNKKHDIIKKLTNTFSCKDDEILEMLDKSLKEKASVTAELKSLGMRYAELMAKDFENTFIDYKDFKILIYNEDENLVGILPKFINLDKFLLLIGYNTSYTLMSNIYDCKEIIINIVKNFPNIKGGGGKNKGNIKLDKAYNRNELIEIIKKGIDSNNE
- the nox gene encoding H2O-forming NADH oxidase, which produces MKIVVVGANHAGTACINTMLDNYKGNEVVVFDSNSNISFLGCGMALWIGGQIAGSDGLFYSSKEKLEAKGAKIHMETGVTNIDFDKKIVYATGKDGKKYEESYDKLVLSTGSLPIDLPIVGKELENVQYVKLFQNAQEVIDKLNVNKSIEKVAVVGAGYIGVELAEAFKRWGKEVYLVDAADGCLSTYYDKLFREKMDAQLEGHGIKLEYGQLVKEIQGNGKVEKIITNKGEFPADMVVLCAGFRPNTDLGKDKLELFRNGAYVVDRTQKTSIDDVYAIGDCATVYDNSIGGINYIALATNAVRSGIVAAHNVCGTKLESIGVQGSNGISIFGLNMVSTGLTFEKAEKLGIEVLETTFHDLQKPEFMEHNNEEVYIRIVYRKDNRKIIGAQMASKYDISMAMHVFSLAIQEGVTIDRFKLLDILFLPHFNKPYNYITMAALGAK